Below is a window of Halococcus hamelinensis 100A6 DNA.
GGCCCCATCGTGGTCGAGAACTGGCACGGCGTCGACTACGGCAATCCCCTCAGGCGAACCCGCGAGACCGTCGAGGTCGTCAAGCGGGTTCTCTCGGGCGAGGAGGTCACCTACGACGGCGAGTACTTCGACCTCGCGGGCTTTCGGCTGCGGTGTGAGCCGCCCGAACCCCGTCCTCCTATCGACGCCGCCGGCATGGGGCCCAAGAGCGTGGAGCTCGCTGGTCGGTTCGCCGACGGCTGGCACGCGCTCCTGCTCACGCGGGACGGGCTCCGCGACCGGCTCGACGACCTCCGTCGCGGGGCCGACCTCGCGGGTCGGGACCCCGAGAACGTTCGCGTCACGCTCTCGCTGACGTGCGCCGCGCTCGACGACCCCGACCGCGCGCGCGAATCCGTCCGCCAGCACCTCGCCTTCTACGTCGGCGGCATGGGCACCTTCTACCGCGACAGCCTCGCGCGCTCCGGCCACGAGGCGACCGCGAACGAGGTCTACGACCGCTGGCAGTCCAGGGATCGCGCGGCCGCGACCGCGGCCATCGACGACGACCTCCTGGATTCGCTCGCGGTCGCCGGCACGCCCGGGACGGCGCGCGACCGGCTCGAATCGTTCGCCGCCATCGAGGGCGTGGACCGGGTCGCGGTGTCGTTCCCGCGCGACGCGAGCCTCGCGGAGATCGAAGCGACTATCGCGGCGCTCGCGCCCTGAGACGTCGATATCTACATCACAGGGTTTACCCGTCGGTGTACGTTTAGCCGGGGCACCCGTGGCTTGGACACCGGCCGTCCCGACGACTGCGACGATGGATCGGAGCGTAACCGACATTCGTGCCGAGAGGCGCTCTGGCGGCGGCGACAGTCTCGCCGCCGGGGCGATCTGATGGGGATCGCGTACGCGTTCGGGCTCGACGACGCCGACTGGGGCGAGATCGGGCTGTTCTTCGTCACGATCTGCGTGCTGGTCGCGCTCGTCGTCGTCGGCATCGTGAACCCGCCGCTGTTGAGCAACACCCTGACCGGGACGTACGACTGGGTGATGCACTACTTCGGCTGGTGGTTCATGGCGCTCGGCGGCGTCCTGCTCGTCTTCGGGCTGTTCATGACCCTCTCGCGCTACGGCACCATCCGTATCGGCGGCGAGGACGCCGACCCCGAGTTCGGTTTCTACTCCTGGATCGCGATGGTGTTCACCGTCGGGTTCGGGAGTTCGATCATCGTCTGGGGGGTGGGCGAACCGATCCAGATCGTCAACAGCCCGCCGTCGACGCTGCCGGTCGGCGGCACCACGATCAAACCCCTCTCGCTCGCGTTCATGTTCCTCCACGAGTCGTTCCCCGGGATGGCGATGTGGTACATCCCGGTGGCGCTCTCGTTCGCGCTGATGGTCTACACCGGCTCGGTCTCGGAGTACAAACTCAGCTCGATGCTCGACGTGGCGCTCGACCGGGAGGACTACGGCTGGCTCTACTGGATCGTCGACCTCTCGGCGCTGGTCGCGATGGTCGGTGGGATCGCCACGACGCTCGGCTTCACCGCCCAGCAGCTCTCGACCATTCTGGACGTGGTCTACGGGCTCCAGGCCACCGC
It encodes the following:
- a CDS encoding TIGR04024 family LLM class F420-dependent oxidoreductase, with protein sequence MAREVFLPVAAQPGVDALCEQAERAEELGYDRAWLPETWGRDAVTVLTSIAHRTDEIGIGTSIVPVYSRSPALIGQTAATLQEVSDGRFRLGLGPSGPIVVENWHGVDYGNPLRRTRETVEVVKRVLSGEEVTYDGEYFDLAGFRLRCEPPEPRPPIDAAGMGPKSVELAGRFADGWHALLLTRDGLRDRLDDLRRGADLAGRDPENVRVTLSLTCAALDDPDRARESVRQHLAFYVGGMGTFYRDSLARSGHEATANEVYDRWQSRDRAAATAAIDDDLLDSLAVAGTPGTARDRLESFAAIEGVDRVAVSFPRDASLAEIEATIAALAP